The window GCACATCCGGGAGCCGAGACCGAAGGGGATGAAGGCGAGCGGGTGCCTCGCCGCCCTGGCCGGGCCGCCGGCGAAGCGCGCGGGGTTGAACTGCGCCGCGTCCGGGCCCCAGAACCGCGCGTCGTGGTGGATGGCCATGATCGGGACGAGCAGCTCCATGTCGCGGGGGATCGTGCACCCGTCGGAGAGCTGGACGTCGGCCTTGGCGCGGCGGATCGTGGCCACCGCCGGCGGGTACAGCCGGAGGGTCTCGTTCATGATCATgccgagctgccgccgccacacGAGGAACACGGATGTCAGCGCCGGAAATGACCTGAATGCCCATTGTGGGAAAGGAAATTCGAAAAATCGACCGCTGCTCACCGTCTTGAGCTTGGGGAGGTGCTCCTTGGAGGGGAGCTCGTCTGGGCCGCACACGGCGAGGACCTCGCGGCGGGCGCGCTCCTGCCACTCCGGGTGCATGGCGAGGAGCACGGTGGCCCAGGTCAGGAGGTTCGTCGTGGTCTGCTTGCCGGCGAAGAAGAAGGTCTTGCATTCCTCCAGCATGTCCTCCACCGggatcgccgccgccttcctgtCGCCGGCATTGATCATGGCGCCGAGGAGGTCGCGGaaggcgccgtcgtcgccggccttctccgcctcggCCTCGTCGCGGCGCCGGGCGATGAGCCGGGTCAGGCTCCGCCGTATCTCCCTGTCCAGCTTCCACGACTGCCAGTTCTTCTTGGTCGGCAGGAACCTGGAACAGAGAGTATCTTTTTGGTCAGCCGCTGTCGTGGAGATGAGCAGAGGCGGGGTGTCGATcaatggcgccggcgccggagccggaggggGAGCGCTGCGTACCGGTAGCCGGGGACGAGGACCTTGCGGAAGGCCTCGGAGGCGAAGGCCATCAGGCGGCCCTGCATGGCGAACACGACGCGGCCGTCGTCGTAGCTGCGGCCGAAGGTGGCGCGCGTGATGGTCTCCTCCGTGACCGCCTGGAACCACTCGGCGacgtccacctccacctcgccggtcccgccggcggccgccatggcgcgccactcctccgccagcgccgccaccgaccTGCCGACGTGGGGCACCAGCCGCTGCAAGGAACGAGGAAGACCAGCACCGAGGCGCGCGTCAGCCATCTCCGCCGGCGCACCAGCACTAGAAGATCGAGCAGGGCGCGGGGCACTCACGTTGAGGTTGTCCGGGTAGAAGGCGTCGGTGAGGACGCGGCGGTGGAGCGCCCACTTGTCGCCGTGGAGGCTGACGAGGCCGTCGCCCTCGAGCTGGCGTACGACGGGGTGCGCCTCGTAGCGGTCGAACGCCTCGGCGCGCGTGAGGAAGATCTCCCGCACCAGCTCCGGCTCTGCCACCGTGAGCCGCGGCGTCGGCCCGAACCAGATCAAGAACGTCGGCCCTGCACATGCGACACGCCGCCGATGAATCAATCAACCAtccgaaaaaaaaaagaagaaaaggaaaagactTGTACTGCGCAGGTTTTCTCCCATGTGCTCCGCTCATGATCCAAACCCAGCCCCATTGAATGCAAGAAGCCAGCAGCCAGATGGGCAAGGCGAGCAGAGGGAGGACAAGAGCAGAGCTGCTGCAGCAATGGTAGGAGGAAGAGGGAGACGACGCaaatggatagatggagagagagaaGCTGCGCTGTGCTGACAAGAAGAGACAAAAGCTGAGCCCCTGGGCGCAAACGGACAGGCACAGGGAGCAATTCTGCa is drawn from Panicum virgatum strain AP13 chromosome 1N, P.virgatum_v5, whole genome shotgun sequence and contains these coding sequences:
- the LOC120655044 gene encoding cytochrome P450 734A2, whose product is MGEGMDAPGAGWPTWRAAAALAVAAWLALHVAARVADALWWRPRRLEAHFAAQGVRGPPYRFLLGSVREMVALMAEASSKPMSPATSHNALPRVLAFYHYWRKIYGPTFLIWFGPTPRLTVAEPELVREIFLTRAEAFDRYEAHPVVRQLEGDGLVSLHGDKWALHRRVLTDAFYPDNLNRLVPHVGRSVAALAEEWRAMAAAGGTGEVEVDVAEWFQAVTEETITRATFGRSYDDGRVVFAMQGRLMAFASEAFRKVLVPGYRFLPTKKNWQSWKLDREIRRSLTRLIARRRDEAEAEKAGDDGAFRDLLGAMINAGDRKAAAIPVEDMLEECKTFFFAGKQTTTNLLTWATVLLAMHPEWQERARREVLAVCGPDELPSKEHLPKLKTLGMIMNETLRLYPPAVATIRRAKADVQLSDGCTIPRDMELLVPIMAIHHDARFWGPDAAQFNPARFAGGPARAARHPLAFIPFGLGSRMCVGQNLARLEAKLTMAILIQRFEIRASPNYVHAPTVLLLLYPQYGAPVIFRPRSAQPSDPAAS